One segment of Pyxidicoccus trucidator DNA contains the following:
- a CDS encoding right-handed parallel beta-helix repeat-containing protein has protein sequence MSRQTLQLLALVGAMLFPPLAKAEPQAEWKRTLFVANNAIDSRTCGSRAQPCRSISQAIENARHGDRIVVGPGRYGDLNADGDFSDPGDEAAEVLTGCRCMILIDKRLQIESTDGAKATVLDASGAVLDVVNITANGVIFGGDGKGFTVTGARMVTDDDGLGLDILAARDVRVIDNIAQGNQATGFRINGNRQTARDNFSIGNGTGFDCGSDAEGNTIKDNVALANTGYGFAIFGLNDSIVENRSIGNKGIGFLLLSTDASGFEFKENEAIGNRGPGVWVQVGANFRLRGNAFFGNLGEATAIFPAVPNCGVGNDSGNTVDATRNYWGAPTGPGPDPADDGGRGTVCDRNGRTLVTPFDPTPSLRHLAP, from the coding sequence ATGTCCAGACAGACACTCCAGCTACTGGCCCTGGTGGGCGCAATGTTGTTTCCGCCCCTGGCGAAGGCTGAACCCCAGGCGGAATGGAAGAGGACGCTCTTCGTCGCCAACAACGCAATTGACAGTAGGACTTGTGGCTCGAGAGCCCAGCCCTGCCGGTCCATCAGTCAAGCCATCGAGAATGCTCGTCATGGAGACCGGATAGTCGTCGGCCCCGGCCGTTACGGAGACTTGAACGCCGACGGCGACTTCAGCGACCCCGGCGACGAAGCGGCCGAGGTGTTGACGGGGTGCAGGTGCATGATCCTGATCGACAAGCGCCTCCAGATAGAATCGACGGACGGCGCGAAGGCCACCGTGCTCGATGCGAGCGGGGCCGTGCTGGATGTCGTCAACATCACCGCGAACGGCGTCATCTTCGGCGGAGATGGGAAGGGCTTCACCGTGACGGGGGCGCGCATGGTGACCGACGATGACGGTCTCGGACTGGATATCCTGGCAGCTCGCGACGTGCGTGTGATTGACAACATTGCCCAGGGGAATCAGGCCACGGGTTTTCGCATCAATGGAAACCGTCAAACGGCCAGGGACAACTTCTCCATCGGCAATGGGACGGGATTCGACTGCGGGTCTGATGCGGAAGGAAACACCATCAAGGACAACGTCGCCCTCGCCAATACCGGCTACGGCTTCGCCATCTTTGGCTTGAATGACTCAATCGTGGAGAACAGGTCCATCGGCAACAAGGGCATCGGGTTCCTGCTCCTCTCCACGGACGCCTCGGGGTTCGAGTTCAAGGAGAACGAAGCCATCGGCAACAGGGGGCCGGGGGTCTGGGTGCAGGTGGGCGCGAACTTCAGGCTCCGCGGGAACGCCTTCTTCGGCAACCTGGGCGAGGCGACAGCCATCTTTCCGGCGGTTCCCAACTGTGGCGTGGGCAATGACTCCGGCAACACCGTCGACGCGACCCGCAACTACTGGGGAGCCCCCACCGGTCCCGGCCCGGACCCGGCCGATGATGGGGGACGGGGGACCGTCTGTGACAGGAATGGCAGGACGCTCGTGACGCCCTTCGACCCCACGCCGAGCCTGCGTCACCTCGCTCCCTGA
- a CDS encoding MSCRAMM family protein, translating into MTVAHAGTPPARGSRVIEGVAVASTGPVASVKVRATHGGRVVTTRTDAHGHFVLRGLSDGWWTLTASRGSEVGEVQAAPGAEGPRYVVLELGLPRTVRGVVRAESGLPVLGARVEAGLQGVDGLRNPREYRTASNGRFELAVAGFSPIAVQVSAPGFLRQQVTEASPTGEWDVVLKSSVELRGRVTDSRGAPVKGVRVRLKRYGQTSFSRTFSGHDSLATLTEGDGTFAIGGLQRGRYSFLLEHRAHASLIGDVEVPSSEVRWALPEGVRVSTTVTGKRGAPATATVSFSGPLADPANFPSERTVETDAAGGAVLEGLVPGTYQVTASLRSRAEERSMSRRVQVSADEPALALDFRSPHPLRGRVVDARGRPVRGVRLSLRHEEEARAGFSVMRRSIDGTFTFDSLPERALTVVAWKEGYEPVSTEVRVPASAPLRLVLKRQRSVPVSGRVMDARGRPIRSFSVNGTQKRHAKGRFSMPVPPGAEAVVLRISADGFAPRLLTLDPRAPASRKLGAVRLDKGRTLTGRVETPEGWELAGVAVRCRWPGAPTHRDPSACHGETLPDGSLYLVHVPAEPVMLELDSPDWPLTRILVPEGVTEARVRLPHGLTVRGTVKDARGLPLEDGDVRVEVKGEAHFAPIRPDGTYVIRVSPGRGSIQVVNQRGEPTTFEGAEGQTARVDLMVRSES; encoded by the coding sequence ATGACGGTTGCCCATGCGGGCACACCGCCCGCGCGCGGCTCCCGCGTCATCGAAGGCGTCGCTGTCGCGAGCACGGGGCCCGTGGCCTCGGTGAAGGTCCGCGCCACCCATGGAGGGCGCGTCGTTACCACCCGCACCGACGCGCACGGCCACTTCGTGCTCCGCGGCCTGTCCGACGGCTGGTGGACCCTGACCGCGTCCCGAGGCTCCGAGGTGGGAGAAGTCCAGGCAGCGCCAGGGGCAGAGGGGCCGCGCTACGTGGTGCTGGAGCTGGGCCTGCCCAGGACCGTGCGCGGCGTCGTGCGTGCCGAGTCGGGCCTGCCCGTGCTCGGAGCCCGGGTGGAGGCGGGCCTCCAGGGCGTGGACGGACTGCGAAACCCCCGCGAGTACCGCACCGCCAGCAACGGACGGTTCGAGCTTGCAGTGGCGGGCTTCTCTCCGATCGCGGTCCAGGTGAGCGCTCCAGGGTTCCTTCGCCAGCAAGTCACCGAGGCGTCGCCCACCGGGGAGTGGGACGTGGTGCTCAAGAGCTCGGTGGAGCTGCGCGGCAGGGTCACCGACAGCCGAGGCGCGCCGGTGAAGGGCGTCCGGGTTCGTCTCAAGCGGTACGGGCAGACGTCGTTCTCCAGGACCTTCTCCGGCCATGACTCGCTCGCCACCCTGACGGAAGGTGACGGCACCTTCGCCATCGGGGGTCTCCAGCGAGGCCGGTACAGCTTCCTGCTCGAGCATCGGGCCCACGCCTCTCTCATCGGAGACGTGGAGGTCCCCTCCTCCGAGGTCCGCTGGGCGCTCCCGGAGGGCGTCCGCGTCTCCACCACCGTCACGGGTAAGCGCGGTGCGCCCGCGACTGCCACGGTGTCCTTCTCCGGACCGCTGGCGGACCCGGCCAACTTCCCCTCGGAGCGAACCGTCGAGACCGACGCCGCGGGAGGCGCGGTGCTCGAGGGCCTCGTGCCCGGGACCTACCAGGTGACGGCGAGCCTGCGCTCTCGCGCGGAGGAGCGGTCCATGTCCCGCAGGGTCCAGGTCTCCGCCGACGAGCCGGCCCTGGCGCTGGACTTCCGGAGTCCCCACCCGCTCCGAGGGCGTGTCGTCGACGCGCGCGGGCGTCCCGTGCGGGGCGTACGGCTGTCACTCCGCCACGAGGAAGAAGCGAGGGCGGGCTTCTCGGTGATGCGCCGGAGCATCGACGGCACCTTTACCTTCGACAGCCTTCCTGAAAGAGCGCTGACGGTGGTGGCCTGGAAGGAGGGCTACGAGCCCGTCTCCACCGAGGTCCGGGTCCCCGCTTCGGCACCGCTCCGCCTTGTGCTGAAGCGGCAGCGGAGCGTCCCGGTCTCTGGCCGCGTGATGGATGCGCGGGGCCGGCCCATTCGCTCGTTCAGCGTGAACGGCACCCAGAAGCGGCACGCGAAGGGCCGCTTCTCGATGCCGGTGCCGCCGGGCGCGGAGGCGGTCGTGCTGCGCATCTCCGCCGATGGCTTCGCCCCCAGGCTTCTGACCCTCGATCCGCGTGCCCCGGCGTCGCGGAAACTGGGGGCCGTCCGGCTCGACAAGGGCAGGACGCTCACAGGGCGCGTGGAGACCCCGGAAGGCTGGGAGCTTGCCGGAGTGGCGGTCCGGTGCAGATGGCCCGGCGCGCCGACACACCGGGATCCGAGTGCCTGCCACGGCGAGACGCTCCCGGATGGGAGCCTCTACCTCGTCCACGTGCCGGCGGAGCCGGTCATGCTCGAGCTGGACTCCCCGGACTGGCCACTGACACGGATTCTCGTGCCCGAGGGCGTCACGGAGGCGCGGGTACGGCTGCCTCATGGGTTGACGGTGCGGGGCACCGTCAAGGATGCGCGCGGGCTACCACTGGAGGACGGCGACGTCCGCGTGGAGGTGAAGGGGGAGGCGCACTTCGCACCCATCCGTCCCGACGGGACGTACGTCATCCGGGTATCGCCAGGGCGCGGCTCCATCCAGGTCGTCAACCAGCGGGGCGAGCCGACGACCTTCGAGGGGGCGGAAGGACAGACGGCCCGGGTGGACCTGATGGTGCGGAGCGAGTCCTGA
- a CDS encoding NAD(P)-dependent oxidoreductase — protein sequence MAPSSPSKLVVIGTGLMGSALARAFAAAGHDVAVWNRTPSKAKAVGGGTTAFENLLEAVSGRELVVVSVSNYAASFELLSAKGVSAALAGKTLVQLTSGSPADARSGLEWARAHGVDYLDAAILAYPSFVATDYATVFYAGSRAVFDRHLETLQAIAKNSTYVDEKIGSAATLDCAILEAYYGGSLAFLHAAAMCKAEGLDPKAFFAQKNSFLGLISVTADAAQGMVESNDFSGDQCSLNTHVAAIEHIVRLSTDARISARFPKELLDNYKRAVSAGLGTQELPAVFRTLTQD from the coding sequence ATGGCCCCCAGCAGTCCTTCAAAGCTCGTGGTGATCGGCACTGGCCTCATGGGCAGTGCACTGGCGCGAGCCTTCGCGGCGGCGGGGCACGACGTCGCGGTCTGGAATCGGACTCCCAGCAAGGCAAAGGCCGTAGGCGGTGGCACCACCGCGTTCGAGAACCTGCTCGAGGCCGTATCGGGCCGGGAGCTCGTCGTCGTCTCCGTGTCCAACTATGCCGCCAGCTTCGAGCTGCTGTCCGCGAAGGGCGTCTCGGCGGCACTTGCCGGAAAGACGCTCGTCCAGCTCACCAGCGGCTCACCGGCGGACGCTCGCTCGGGGCTGGAGTGGGCACGGGCACACGGCGTGGACTACCTGGACGCCGCGATACTCGCCTACCCGAGCTTCGTCGCCACCGACTACGCGACGGTCTTCTACGCCGGGTCGCGAGCGGTCTTCGACCGGCACCTCGAAACGCTCCAGGCGATCGCCAAGAACTCCACCTACGTCGACGAGAAGATTGGCTCCGCCGCGACGCTCGACTGCGCGATTCTCGAAGCCTACTACGGGGGCTCCCTGGCGTTCCTCCATGCCGCGGCCATGTGCAAGGCGGAAGGTCTCGACCCGAAGGCCTTCTTCGCCCAGAAGAACTCCTTCCTCGGCTTGATCTCCGTCACCGCCGACGCCGCGCAGGGCATGGTCGAGAGCAACGACTTCTCCGGCGACCAGTGCAGCCTCAACACCCACGTCGCGGCCATCGAGCACATCGTCCGGCTGAGCACCGACGCCCGCATCAGCGCGCGCTTCCCGAAGGAACTGCTCGACAACTACAAGCGAGCCGTCAGCGCGGGACTGGGGACCCAGGAGCTGCCAGCCGTGTTCCGGACCCTGACGCAGGACTGA